The Silene latifolia isolate original U9 population chromosome Y, ASM4854445v1, whole genome shotgun sequence sequence taataattaatcaataacTCGACATCCTACATTATATTTTAGTAGTGAAAATAATTTCAACACTCTAAAAAATTTCATATGTATATCTAATATTTCATCATGGTACGACACCTTATTGAATGAGAAAATTATAACCACAAACAATGACGCCAATGTAAATGCATGaagtttaattttattaaatgtgTTTAATCTCGTTAGTAGTACTTGTCATCATTAATCAATGACATGTTAATTGAGAAAAAAAATAAGGCAACgggtcaaaaagtttgcaaacgTACATTAATCAGTAATTTAAATTAATTTGAGGGGACAATGAACATGATAATTTTGACATAATTTCAACCTAAAATATAGGAGATCGTAGCATAAAATACATTTGATAGTAATAGCATTTTCGCATATTTAGTATCAGCTTCTTTTAAGGAAGTAATCAACTAATTTCAATCATCCTTTCACATTTTCTCCAATTTATCCTCAATATTTATTCACAATATctactttttttttcctttcttcttgTTTTTTCTCCCTTCCAATTAGTCATGCGCCTTAGATGATCTTCTTTTCTTGATGTCTTATTTTTTCAGTTTTAATTTTCTTTCTACAGACTAGAGATTATTTCATGAAAAGATTTCTTGTTAGTTTCTGTCGGGAAAATAACAATAATTGGTGAGAACATAAAATCCACGACAATGTCAGAACAATGGTGGACAAGTGGGATGGTATTCAAGGACAAATTGGTGTGTCAAATTCAAAAATCGGAATTTACGGCTGGATTTTTGTATGGAGATAACCCTTTGGATAACCCAACCTCTATCGTGTTTTTTCAATTAACTATTATTTTCATCTTTACGAGAACCCTTTATTTCATCTTTCAACCTTTACGCCAAAGTATGATTGTCGCCCAGATTACTGTAAGCATTTTCATATTTTGATTTGGGTTTTTACATTCATAACTTGTATCCACGCATCTCCACATGATCTGTTATTGTTGTAAATTTAGGCAGGATTACTAATGAGCCCCTCAGTTGTAACACAACACCAAGAATTGGCAAACAAGGTGTTCCCACCCCCGGGACGATATGTTCTAAAGACTCTCTCCAGTTTCGGCTTCATGCTTCATTTATTTATAATGGGAGTGAAAATTGACATGAATGCCATTCGAAGTACAGGAGTCAAGTCCTTAGTGATTGGCTTATCAGGTCTTGTCTTCTCTCTTTCCCTTGGAAGCTTAGCCTTCTACGTGGTTCGACAAAACACTCAACTTGACCAGAGTTTATTCACAGGCATACGTTTACTAATCACTTTTAATTCATTGACATTCTTCATGGTCACTAGTGGCTACAACCAAGATCTCAAGTTTTGCAACACGGAGCTAGGCCACCTTGCTTGTTCCTCTTCCTTAGCTGTAGATTTACCAGGGTTGGTTGGGGCCACAGTATGCCTCACTTGGTTTGGTACTAATGACACATCATCAGATGAATACATGGCTCCAAGACTCGTGACAATTCTATCTGTCTCTTTATATTACGCCGTTCTCTTCTGCATTTTACGACCAATGGTGATGAATGTTGTTAGTAGAACCCCTAAAGGAGCCACCACCATGAAGCAGACACATCTCATGCTCATTTTAGTCATTCTTATGTTGGCTTGGTATTGGGGAGAGGCCTTGGGGCAGAGGTTTGCTACTTTTCTTTTTGGATTGTCCCTACCAGATGGGCCTCCTCTTGGGTCCGCCTTAGCCCAAAAGGTAGAGTTATTCACATCTGGGATTCTACTTCCTATATTTTGCACCATGGTTGGATGGAGGACTAATTTGTCCTCTTGGAAAGGAAATCCTCAAATATGGGGAGTAGAACTCATCTTTGTGATTGCCCATCTTGGCAAGTTGTTAGGCACCGTTGTCTCATCCACTCTTGTGGGTGTGTCTTTTGAGGATGCAATCCCCCTTGGTTTTATGATGTCTTTTAAAGGTATCATGGAGGTCGCCACTCTTGCTGCTTGGAATGAACAAGCGGtattaatttttcctttttgtatcTTACTTTGATTTTTAAGTGTATTCatacttttattttatataacgttTTATCATTTGTGAATTGACAGTTATTGGACGATCGTTTGTTTAGCCTATCAATGTTGAACATTGTGTTGTTCACAGGTGTAGCGTTTCCTTTAGCACAACATTTATATGATCCTTCTAAAAGATATAAGGTGATGAGGAGAAGAAATATTTTAGGAATTGATAATCTTCAGGTTTTAATTTGCATTCACAGTGAAGAATATGTCCCTGGCCTTCTCAACCTAATACAACTTATGAATAATATGAGTGGCAATATCTCGTTATTTACCATCCAACTTATACACCTAAGTGGCAGTTCAATGCCAATTCTAGAGCCATTGTACAAGTACAAGAAGTCAGCATGCAACTTCGTTCATTTTGAGCATGCAGTTAATGCCTTTAACCAATTAGAGGATCAAGGGCGAGGACGAGTAAGTGTGCAACATTTTGTCTCAGTGACACCATACAAGAGCATGCACAACCATATATGCACACTCGCACATGATAAGGGTGACATTATTATAACCCCTTTTAATAAAATATGggacatttatggaaatgtggagacTTGCTCCCCTCAAATAAGGGAAGTAAATAAAAGGATGATTCCCAAAGCACCCTGCACAGTTGCCATTTTGATTGATAAAAAGAGTCAAGTAGCTGGCAGTTACCACATTGTCATGTTATTTATAGGCGGTTCTGATGATCAGGAAGCACTTGCATTATCTTGTCGTATGGCTGAGCATCCAAGTGTAAGGTTATCCGTGATATGGCTTAAATCAAGTGTTGATATGCCCTTGCTAAATGGATCTCAACAAGATATTCGACTTATGGAGGATTTACAGATGAAAACCACTCCCGATGATAATATAACTATTCGAGAAGAATATGTTGCAGATGGCATAGGGACAACCAAGGTGGTATTATCGATGCAACATGCTGATTTGTTTGTAGTAGGAAAATACCATGAACCTCAATGTCCGGCCATACAAGGCCTCGCTGCTTGGAATGATAATCCTGAGATCGGGGCATTAGGGGACGTTTTGGCTACTTCTGATTTCCTCTTCTCTATATTGGTGGTGCAACGAGAACCTCTTACACATTCAGAGCTTCATTCTTCCGCGTATATTGGGGTTGATGATTTTTCGAGCTTAAGTAGCTTCAATGAAACTCCAAAAAGTAATCAATCCCATTTGGAGTTTAGTCGTCTAGTATAATTTACCTTATGCTTTTTTTATTAGTATTGTACAGTAATATTATTTTTGTAATAATATTACATGAGTTTATTGTCGAATGTGCATTTTGCATTAGATATGCCTGTGAGATACAAGGTTACTCAGAGCTCTTATTCCGGTTAATAAAGAAAGGCCATGCATGATACTATGATAGTACACATACGGTATTTTAAACAAAATTGAAGACTATGATAGGAGCAAATCACAATTCCATGAATAAGTCATCACGACAATATATGAAGCTTTTAATCAATCCAGTCTGAGACTTTACAAAATGAAACTAGAAAATTAGAACCTTTCACTAAAATGAAACTTTACAAAATTAATTGTTTTTCTCCTATATTCTTTTAAGTTATACAGGAATATCTTCCAACTCCAAAATGAAAGTTTTGATGTGATGGATAATTTGCTTTTCCTAACAAAATATTGACATCCTTTTTAAATTATTTTCTCTAACAAAATAGATTATGTGTTTCCATTTTGAAGTATTACAATATGAACTTTACGTTTCCTATTTGAAATACTTTAATACGCACTTGATTACCAACCTAAGCTTACAACAACCCTTATTTAATTGAGAGATATTGCAGCAAGTGAGGTTGGTTATCAGGGATAAGTGGTGCTTTTAATGGATATGGGTGGTTTTCGGCATTTTCTCGTGGGTCTATAATTGTTTGGTGGGATAGTATACTCGAGTGTATGGTTGACGCGTTTGATTAGGTTAAGTAAAGTTTGTGAGTGGATAAAAAAGAAGGTTAAAactgaaaatgactaatgtataATTGTATAGGAGTATACTGTATACTCGGAATACTGATTTTGGAGATGGTGTTAACTTATGACTTTTTTCAAATTTTGTTAAACTTAAATTGAATTACGTATCTCTAGTTTGTGATTTTACTTGTGAGGTAAAACTTAAAATGAAATTAACGTATCTCTATTTAGTACTAAATGAATGAATAGAAACAAAAAAACACAATATGAATAAACCGAGAAAATGTTGTAAGATCACTCGATGAAGACTAAATTATTTTGTCACAAGATCACAGGGGAACAAAGAAACACAGAAGAACGATCTCGCATTATAGAACAGTCAAAAAGTTGTATTCATACATAGAGGGGCAGAATCAATTAAAGGGGCTGAGTTGGATGAATAGCTCAGCAGTCACAGCGGTCACAGTCCTGTAAACAGAACGTTGATGGAATTTAAAGACAATCCGGTATCAAATCCTCATATGTATCCTGTGAGACAAGGCCAATTCTCAGTTAACTTTTTCCTTGTCTAAGATAAATTCGACGGCCTCTTCCACTGTGTCAACCACCTATCACAGACAAAAGGACGTGTCAATCATAGAAAGTTCAACAACAATCTCGGAACGGACTATACCATTAAGAGTAAGGTGTGGACGTGTCTCCAAAACATTAAATGCAGACTCGTCCTTTATAGCTGGGCAGCATCTGAAAGCTAACTTTACTCGGACTTGTTTTAAAgggcttgtttggatagcaaaatagAGAgcaagggaggggagggggatagGGGAAAGGAAAAGGAGGGGAGAGACTCCAATCTTTTCTTGTGTCGGGATGTTGGATACTCGGATGGTAGTCGGTAGATGTTGAGGTGTCAAACAGACAAACATATCTATTTCGTGATTTGAAGTTTCATGTTTTTGGACAAACTGTTCGAGTGTCAAGACATTCAGCCCAAAGTGAAGTGTTGAAGTGACAGTGGCAAATACACTAGAGACCAACTAAAATAAAACGTCAAAGTTAACATTCAATTAGGACGACCACATTCAAGAGCGCCTCAAATCATAACTTTAGTGGTGAGGCAGACACCAACCATCTACAGCGAAATATTCACTATATACATACCATGTCTGCCTGGAATTCATGATCCTGTCTTTCTCCTCTAAAAACCCCTGTCCTGGTTAAAATAGAAAACCAGGGATGTCCAGCCTGAAATGATAACATTTTAGAATTTTATTGACAATCATCATGATGTAAAAATTCAGAAAGCCTTTGAGCAGGCATTAAAAGTATGACAGCCAAAGCCACATATGACAGATGAGCACAAAAACTCATATAAGCGTACAGCGGAACCCAGTTCATACTCTACACCTTATTTAATGATATAAGGGTCTTACAAGAAACCAAGTAGGAGATACAGAAGAGAAAAAAGACCAACCTGATGTGCACCTTTTATGTCAACTGAAGGGTTGTCCCCAATCATATAGAGAGTTTTGAAAGGATTATACCTACTTAATTGTTGATCGGAAAATTCATGAGTGCAAAGTTCCCGAAGTGCCATTTCAGCATTCTTAAATGCAAGTGGATTTGGCTTCCCAAGGGCAGAATACTGTAATGGATGAGGATGAATGCTGCACAATAAAGCTTGCTATCAGCGCTATACGTCACCACAAAGAGCCAAGAAAGACTAATTAGAGTGCTGTTCAAGATGTTGGAGTAAAAAATGTTCAAGTCGTCCCAAATTATTTGGCCCCTTCTatatgtggtaaaaaaaaagtgatTTTCCATACACTCCTAGTTAAGTACTCCGTAACATACTCCCTCTATCACGTTCATACTCTTACTAGGGAGAAAATGGTAAGGATCATGTGGTACCTCTACATGTAAATTCTTCAATTCAAGGGGTATATTGTTAGAGAATAATTGGTACAATTATTCTGTGAATATCTTGTATAATTTAGTCAAAGATTGTAACAACTTACTCCCTTATTCTTAGCCTTATCTTAGGAAACCAACCTTGTTTCTAGGTAACCAACAGCTTGTTAATTAGTATATAATGATGTACCCTCATAATGTATTTTATCATTCAATCAATATAACTTACATGGTATCAGGAGAAAGGTTCGATCTCCATACCTAACCTAAAATACTCTCACAAAAACCGTGTTCCTTGACCCCCTCCAAATGTCAGGCAACACCATTCCCAACAGTGCCGAGCCCTCTAAACCCTTGGTACTCGTCAATATTCACGCCGTCACCAAGTTTGACGGATCCAACTATCAACAATGGCGAATTCAATTTGAAGCATTGTTGCAAGGTTACGGTCTGTCATCCTATATTGATGGCACTGCCCCTCCCACCCAATTTATTGAAGAAAAAGATAAACAACCCGTCCCAAATCCGGCATACAATACTTGGTTCAGGCAAGACCGACTACTCTTCGGTTCCGTGGCAAGCACACTCACCTCCTCAATTAGCCCTATCCTAAACCGTCTGACCACCACCAAGGAGGCATGGGATGCCCTCGCGGCTTCCTATGCCCGACCATGTCGTCGTCATATCAAGCAACTTCGTCACAAATTAAAACACACCACCAAAGGCTCCTCCTCCATCACCGAATACATGAACAAAATCAAAGCCATTGTCGATGATCTCGCTCTCCTTGGTACCATCCTCTCCCAAGAGGATGTTACTGATCAGATCATTGATGGTCTACCCTCCTCTTACCAGCCCGTTATTGATGCGGTCAATGCCCGCGACACCCTGATTAGTTTCTCCGAATTTCACGAGAAATTAATCCGCCAAGAACTCACCATCCAACAAACTGAAGCCTCTCAAACCACCACCTTTACCCCGATGGCCCACCCTACCTATACCCGACACTCCGCTGCCCCTCACAACTCCTTCTCCCACACCCCTTCCGTCCCACAAACCTCTGCCTCCTCCAACCAAAACCCCAAAAACCCGTTTCGTGGCAAGTGTCAATGGTGTCACGTACAAGGACACACCTTGTCTTACTGTCCCATATTCAAAGCCTTGTATCCTGACATCCGCGTACCACCATATACCCGTACCCCCTCTGCTCAAACCAACACACCAGCCCAAGCTCACCCCACGACCCTTACCCCACAAGCTGTACCCTCTCCATGGCTTCTTGACAGCGGTGCCTCGCACCATGTCACTGCTGATTTAGCCAACCTCTCGCTTCATCATCCCTATGATGGAACCGATGAAATTGTCATTGGTGATGGCTCGGGATTACCTATCTCCAACACTGGTTTAGCCTCCTTACCCTACACCTCTTCATCCTGttttaaattacaaaatgttTTACATGTTCCCCAAATACACAAAAATAttattgtagggtaatatccgtataaaaccctttctttataggattataacgcaaatttaatacgtgatttatagtcataaaacgaaaaacataatgaaacgataaagatcaaggaataaccttcggtcctagtgcaatatggcaatgagagatcaaagtagacctcctcctaaatgatgcacccaagattgtccgagaaatgcccttgtgctagaaggaatcctctaattgtcttgcaatatagagaggattgttttgtgagttttagttggatgtgagatccgaatttcgagaggcacttttctcaaaaccctaaaatattttgcaaaatgaattattaggttagacaagaggagaaaactccccttttgtctatgcaagcctcggccaaaccgagtgagaggagagaaatgggcttttcatttcctcttcacttaaactcgtggtccggtccataattcgctaagtgtatatgacgcggtttcattataaactgttatcggttatcggaaattaaggcatcaactaataatacgggttagttgaattattaatacatgtccgacaaaacagtattgtataattatattcaatatacattaattaaatataaaacgcttatattcaattttacgaattaaccgcttaattcgtcttagccattattatttaatccgtattaaataaaatatctcaacatcacattttgactaataattagtcaaataactcagactaactggttagtcaaatttggcatctacatgactgtattttcataccgtcacatcactcaaacgtatcctataggtgtgacttttagggacgattgatcaccgccatcgtatgacaataacgtcaaacttatctagcaagccaaccgttattgataaacgtggatcaactggtaataataccaaaagtatgccctttgatccttttagagatttataagtccttgcactaatcgttaaggacaccggcccaacaagctcccacttgtccgtacaagtgtatgtgcaatgacgttatccgcactaactggaggacacagctccaacaaactcccacttgtccgtacaagtgtatgtgcgataaccgattctcatattcatttaaaatttctcccactcaatgtaaaacaatttgcagatctggatccacaaaggtcgtattttacaatcgatgcggatctagagtggtttcccgactagagagtaacttaagcgataaaacgaatccgtatccgagcatggccatgcatttcgattctgactcctcgagtggcccccgaGAAacatcgagtacacgataaaggctgaatatttccttcaactcgaactccttccgatctaagcacagcatgaaatgacccagaaacaatctacttggccccctgttacggatgaccgtgagaaagaaaccaaagtcacccaaaatctgccttagtctcaagagacagtcgatagtcaaaagaatcgactcttaggatcaccatggaggtcctatccacgaccgggcaccgaatgttataaaacatttaggactccacgtcgttgtcacaattgtgtcctacgaaatatccgtataaatcgcctcgtgattggtgtcaacctttgttgacttatggctagttgaacccaccatcaaccaacgtcacaaaataattgccagagttatcagctcatgtgggcaattaaggaccaaaaatataatgcttgttcagttcactttgtggtgttcaaaatttgtcgtacaaatccacatgaaaaacaaaatatatatataaaatatcaaaacgatgatgtcgtatagagtacaaaagggaatgaatctaatccataaaagagtactacaacttaggaacacgtttaattcccatggaattaacatgcccttcatgcttatcttgtcgtaatgttttagtgagaggatctgctatgttatcatctgtagcaatcttttctatcactacttccttttgctccacgtaatctcggattagatgagctttccgttgtacatgtctagacttgttgctagacttaggctccttagcttggaagatggcaccactattgtcgcaatagatggtgatcgggtcattcgaactaggtactacagatagtccatgtaagaattgacgcatccatatcgcttcctttgtagcttcagacgcggcatagtactcggactcggtcgtagaatctgctgtaacgatttgtttcgaactcttccggtgactgcagcgccattaagagtaaaagcgaatccggaccgagatttcgagtcatctcgatccgtttggaagctagcatctgcgaatcggttgcgcatagcttttgttcgcctccataagtcaatgcccaatctttagtcctccgtaggtacttaagaatgttcttgacagcccgCCAATGTGGTTCAcacggatctttgttggaatcgacttgtcatactcaatgcatatgccacgtccggacgtgtgcatatcatggcatacatgatatatcctattgccgaggcataaggtatctgtgccatgcgctctttctcttccggtgtctctggtgcctgagacttgctcaaatgcacccctggagccataggaaggaaccccttcttggagttagtcatctttgaatctctctaggactttgtctatgtaagactctgatcgagagatagcatccgtcgtgatctatctcgatagatacggatgcctagaattctttgtgcctctcccggatctttcatctggaaatggtttttcaaccatactttcaccgaagttaagagaggtatgtcattcccaatcaggagtatgtcatcgacatacaatattaggaagacaatcttgctcccactcgacttgatataaagacatggttcctcgaccgatcgagtaaatccattttctttaatcacttggtcgaagcgatgattccaactccgagatgcttgcttaagtccataaatggaacgcttaagcttgcacactttcttaggatgttgtggatcgatgaaaccttcgggttgtaccatgtacaactcttcctccaaaaagccgtttaagaaggcggttttcacgtccatttgccaaatttcatagtcatgaaaagcggcaatcgctaagataatccgaatggaacgcaaagatgactacgggtgcgaagatttcatcgtagtgcaaacctggcacttgggtgaaacctttagcaactagtcgtgctttatagatatcttgttgaccttccacagaatgctttatcttgtaaagccatttgcattgaaggggacgaaccttagcaggtaagtcaacaagatcccacacgttgttctcatacatggagtccatctcggattgcatggcctcaagccatagctttgagtcgaatctggtcatggcacctttataggttgcgggttcactactcgttaagagtagaatgtcatctatgtcatgttcctcgaccgtaccaatgtatctgtccggaggaatagagactcttcccgacctcctaggttcctcaggaatgttaaccgcagccgggattgaaggaataggttcctccaatagttgctcggtatttggttctggaatctccgacaggtcgaaggttctatcactctttgcattctcgagaaattccttctctaagaatgtcgcactagccgcgaCAAAAagacgttgttcggttggcgaatagaagtaatgaccacgtgttcctttaggataacctataaagtatgtcttgaccgatcgcgggccgagcttatcttcaggtctccacttgacataagcctcgcagccccaaacccgtataaaggacaagttagggaccgttcccttccatagttcatatggagtcttgtcatgagctttagacggacttcggttaagtattagagcgtgacaaaagagcataaccccacaacgagtcaggcaacacggtgtgactcatcatggaccgaaccatatcaagtagtgttcgatttctccgttcggacacaccattcagctgaggtgttccaggtggagttaactgtagggcgatcccacagtctttaaggtgttgatcaaactcgtgagaaagatactcgccaccacgatctgaacgtagtgtttttatctttctaccaagtaggttctgtaccctattttggtattctttgaatttctcaaaggattcacttttgtgcttcattaagtagacatagccatatctacttaaatcatccgtgaaagtgatgaaatacctatagccttctcgtgcggtgattgacatagaaccacatacatccgtgtgtatgagccctaataggtcagcagcgcgcattccaacacctttgaaggaaatacgagtcatctaaccgatgagacatgattcacacgtgccaaatgattgaaaatcaaaggccgagatagctccatttttaatgagctgttttacgcgtttctcattaatgtgtcccatacggcagtgccatagatacgtttgatctttgtcaccaacctttaactttttattcattacgtgtaatatttcggtcgtctgatctaaaacataaattccgttcatggagactgccttgccataaatcatatcgtgtaaagagaaaatgcaagcattattttctattacaaatgaaaaaccaagtttgtcaagtgcagaaactgaaataatgtttttcgaaagactaggaacataatagcagtcatataatgacaactcaaatccgctaggaagctggatcacatatgtcccctttgagatggcagccactcttgctccattcccaacacgcaggtcaacctcaccctttacgagaggctcgagatttcggaggccctgcacatgattacacagatgagaaccacaaccagtatctagtacccaagttccgtaacttgcatggttattctcaatcatatgaataaaagtagaagagagagaagacataccaacaggtttaacacgacctgcctttaagtcctcatgataaacaggacatgtacgcctccaatgcccagtcttgtggcaatgatggcactccatgttttcattcttgctctttgtcgcgcctgatgaggtgctcgactcaccaggcccactcttacctgaacctgacttcttgaacttcggtttacctactgctaggtttgcccgagctttgcccttacctttccccttgtttgacacaacgagaacatcctgtttcaagctcccactgaacttcatgtccttctcggtctgtacgagaagggagtgcagttcatgtgaggttttcttcaaatcattcatatagtaattcgctctaaattgcgaaaaaccatcgtggagtgaatgaagcatgcggtcgataacaatgttctcgctgatgttacaatcaaaggtctccagcttctcgacattctcaatcatctttgagaatgtgtgggctaaccggttggcccttttctcgagtctcgcatcaaagaagcgagtggtatgctcataggtcacgattctcggtgctttcgagaattccttagtgagcgtggtgaaaatcttgtttgcaccatgggctatgaagcgtttctgcagattgggttccattgcaaaaatgagtacgtttttaatcgcacccgcttccatacagaaatcattaaacttggtgatttcagcggctctagccgtgggactgggtttgcgggatgggctctaatagatatttgagcttcc is a genomic window containing:
- the LOC141629178 gene encoding cation/H(+) antiporter 14-like; its protein translation is MGVKIDMNAIRSTGVKSLVIGLSGLVFSLSLGSLAFYVVRQNTQLDQSLFTGIRLLITFNSLTFFMVTSGYNQDLKFCNTELGHLACSSSLAVDLPGLVGATVCLTWFGTNDTSSDEYMAPRLVTILSVSLYYAVLFCILRPMVMNVVSRTPKGATTMKQTHLMLILVILMLAWYWGEALGQRFATFLFGLSLPDGPPLGSALAQKVELFTSGILLPIFCTMVGWRTNLSSWKGNPQIWGVELIFVIAHLGKLLGTVVSSTLVGVSFEDAIPLGFMMSFKGIMEVATLAAWNEQALLDDRLFSLSMLNIVLFTGVAFPLAQHLYDPSKRYKVMRRRNILGIDNLQVLICIHSEEYVPGLLNLIQLMNNMSGNISLFTIQLIHLSGSSMPILEPLYKYKKSACNFVHFEHAVNAFNQLEDQGRGRVSVQHFVSVTPYKSMHNHICTLAHDKGDIIITPFNKIWDIYGNVETCSPQIREVNKRMIPKAPCTVAILIDKKSQVAGSYHIVMLFIGGSDDQEALALSCRMAEHPSVRLSVIWLKSSVDMPLLNGSQQDIRLMEDLQMKTTPDDNITIREEYVADGIGTTKVVLSMQHADLFVVGKYHEPQCPAIQGLAAWNDNPEIGALGDVLATSDFLFSILVVQREPLTHSELHSSAYIGVDDFSSLSSFNETPKSNQSHLEFSRLV